The genome window GTACTTCACATTATCCCACCAATCCTCTCTCTAGCAGGAGTTGGTGTAATGGAAATATTTTGCCAGTAATCTTCTTCATCTTCTGAATCAGGTTTGTCAGAATGAACACGCTCTTGCCTCGTACTTGGCTTCTTAGCTGTAACGATTACATTCTCTGTCTCTTCCATTTCAGCAAGAAAGCCACAAGGAAGCAGGTGATCACGGTGTAACGTACGTACCGGTTCATCAGCACTCTCAGGTTTAACGGAGTACACAGGCAGGTCTCCCATTTGTTTGGTCACAATGTAAATAGTAGATTCCCACCGGTCAGCAAGTTTATGTTTGTTACGCAAGCGAAAGTTCCTTACTAAAACTCTGTCGCCTACCTCCAAGGTGGATTCTCGGATAACCTTATCAAAGAGTTTTTTGTTCTTTTCAGCTACTTTCTTTGCATTCTGAATTGCGATTTTATAGCTGTGCTCTAACCTGGCTTTCAGATTCTTCACGTATTGAGAATGAGAGGAAGTTTTACAATCCCTGACTGGTAACCCAAAGGCAATGTCAACTGGAAGTCTTGGCTGTCCACCAAACATTAGTTCATAAGGTGAGAACCCAGTAACCTCATTCTTTGTACAATTATAAGCATGGGATAATGGTTTCACATAATCACGCCAGTGAGTTTTATCCTTGTCTTGCAGGGTACCCAACATACTCAAGAGGGTGCGATTGAATCGCTCTACAGGGTTTCCCCTTGGATGGTAAGGACTTGTTCTCACCTTACGAATGTTTGTGAGGGTGCATAGCTCCTTTATAACATGAGATTCAAAATCCCTGCCCTGGTCACTATGGAGTCGCTCAGGAAATCCATAGTGAGTCAGGAAATGGTCCCACAGACACTTGGCAAC of Carassius gibelio isolate Cgi1373 ecotype wild population from Czech Republic chromosome A2, carGib1.2-hapl.c, whole genome shotgun sequence contains these proteins:
- the LOC128021903 gene encoding uncharacterized protein K02A2.6-like: MDADGLSRRPHDVLEDNGISESESQQIQKLTSHLLTSSSPLREIVKETVEATCQKHFVSKNCEQDSYLGYVESLSMSSAVPASFEEQDIECGVSLLQKYSQADLRKLQIEDPIISQLIELLESEKRTSTSLKGNNPDLQLMLREWDRFWLRNDLLFRTRISDGQTVFQLVLPEVIRPMVLQKLHDDMGHLGIERTLDLVRSRFYWPRMSLEVERKIKTCERCVRRKAQPNKAAPLVNICTTRPMELVCMDFLSLEPDSRNTKDILVITDHFTKYAVAIPTKDQKAVTVAKCLWDHFLTHYGFPERLHSDQGRDFESHVIKELCTLTNIRKVRTSPYHPRGNPVERFNRTLLSMLGTLQDKDKTHWRDYVKPLSHAYNCTKNEVTGFSPYELMFGGQPRLPVDIAFGLPVRDCKTSSHSQYVKNLKARLEHSYKIAIQNAKKVAEKNKKLFDKVIRESTLEVGDRVLVRNFRLRNKHKLADRWESTIYIVTKQMGDLPVYSVKPESADEPVRTLHRDHLLPCGFLAEMEETENVIVTAKKPSTRQERVHSDKPDSEDEEDYWQNISITPTPARERIGGIM